GGGGCATGCTTTCAATAATTTTTACGCTTGCCTGACGCATTCCGCCGTAAAACGCTGTAAACAGTCCAGCGGGTCCTCCACCGATAATTGTGATGTCGTACACATGCTCGTCCTTTTGCAGAAAATTCAATCTCAGCACCTCCGAAATATTCTGAACGCATCCTTTCCTATTATACCCATTGTTGAAAACGAAAAAAAGGTGGGAAAAGAACAGTTGGTGGGCAAATATGGCTTGCAAAATTTGTCGATACCTTTTAAGATGATTTTGAATGTAAAAAAATTGACACATTTTTTTATCCCGTTGGTTGTGCCATTTTTCACAGATGCACGCATAGGATGTGACATGGCAATAATTCCGTTTATACAACTCCATTCAAAAAGGGAATCTTAAGCGTAACCACTCACGTGAAATTTCGCACAAACTCAAATGGGATGACTATCATTCATGAAATGGAAGGGATATCCATGAGCACACCCAAAATCCTCATCCTCGGCGCCGGGTACGGGGGGCTTTTGACCACGCTGCAGCTGCAGAAAAAGCTCAACTACAACGAAGCAGAGATCACCCTGGTCAACAAGCACAACTATCATTACATCACCACCTGGCTGCATGAGCCTGCGGCGGGAACCGCACCGGCCGATCATGCCCGAGTCGGTCTGGATCAGATCATCGACATGAACAAAATCAACTTCGTAAAGGACACGGTTCAGTCCATTCAGCCGGAGGAGCGCACCGTTACCCTGGAGAGCGGCGACGTTCTGAGCTACGACTACCTGGTCATCGGACTGGGCAGCGATCCGGAGACATTCGGTATCGAAGGCCTGAAAGAATACGCTTTCAGCATCCGCAGCATCAACGCTGTTCGGCAAATTCGCGAGCATATCGAATATATGTTTGCCAAATATAAAAATGAACCGCATCGCACGGACTACCTCACCTTTGTGGTAGGGGGAGCAGGCTTTACCGGCATCGAGTTCAGCGGCGAGCTGGCTGACCGCGTGCCTGAGCTGTGCGAGGAGTTCGACGTGGATCCAAGCCTGGTGAAAATCTACAACATCGAAGCGGCGCCAACGGCTCTGCCCGGCTTCGATCCTGAGCTGGTCTCCTACGCAGTCGATGTCCTGACCAAAAAAGGCGTCGAATTCCTGATCGGTACGGCGATCAAGCAGTGCACCCCGGATGGCGTCCTGCTTGCCGACGGTCAAGAGATCAAATCGAAGACGGTCGTCTGGGCCGCTGGTGTACGCGGCAACAGCATCGTCGAAAAATCCGGCTTCGAAGTCATGCGCGGCCGTGTGAAGGTAGACGAGTACCTGCGTGCTCCCGGCTATGACAATGTATTCGTCGTCGGCGACTGCGCCCTGATCTTCAACGACGAAGGTCGTCCGTACCCGCCAACCGCGCAAATCGCCGTACAAGAGGGCGAAGCGCTGGGTGACAATCTGGCTGCTCTCATTCGCGGCGAAGTGATGATGCCGTTCAAACCGGCTCTCCAAGGATCGCTGGCTTCTCTCGGAAGAGGCGAAGGCATCGGAATGGTCGGCAGCAAAAAACTGTTCGGAACTTCGGCGGCACTGATGAAAAAAGCGAGCGACCTGCGCTATCTGTACAAAATCGGCGGCGTCGGCCTCGCGCTGAAAAAAGTGCGCCTGTAAAGAGGAGCTGTCTATGCGCCACGCCAGTATCCAGGTCAGAGGATTGATGACACGCGAAGAGATGGAGCGCTACAATGCCCTGATGGAGGTAGGCGCTTATCTGGAAGAACAGGGACGCCACGATCTGGCTCATCATGTTCAGCGTGAGGTAGATATTCTCATCCTGCCGGCCATTGATCGGCTGAAGGAAAAAGGCCGCGAACGCGACAGGGAGAATCTGCGCTACATGATTGACAATGGTCTCTTGGATGAGGACGATGATGATTGAGAGCAAGCCCCCGGCTCAAGCAGTCGGGGGTTTTTGTTTTGGGTATTCATTAGCAGAGGGCGCAAGCCCTTTTGTTTTGCTTTGCTCCGAAGTATTTCTTTACCAATGTTGCCACAGCGAGAAGAAGCATATTTCCCTGCTGTGCTCCGGGTTCCGCCTTACGAGGAAGCTAAACTGTCCGCTCCGTGACGATTCGCGGGGGAGACGCAAAAGCAGCCTATGCTCTGAGGTCAACCCAGGTTGCGCTCCTTATTCCCGCGAATCGCCACTCCGCTAAGCAGGGCTCCACAGTCGCGGCGCAGGAAAATATGCTTCTTCATGGAGCCGAGGTTAACAGGTTTGAGAGCATCGCATGGAAGCGCAAGGACAAGCACCCAAACGCATCCTGTGCAATCAAAAAGAGAGGCAACCATGAACTGACCGAGGAGCCATGCTACCGTTACCGCTGAGCCACGATTGCCGAACCAAACTGCTTACAAGCAAACCGCTGTACTTTGACCACTCTCCACTCCCCGAGCAACAGCAAACCAGCCCAAAGCTCGCAGAAGAAGCATGTTTCCCTGCGGCGC
This sequence is a window from Brevibacillus composti. Protein-coding genes within it:
- a CDS encoding NAD(P)/FAD-dependent oxidoreductase is translated as MSTPKILILGAGYGGLLTTLQLQKKLNYNEAEITLVNKHNYHYITTWLHEPAAGTAPADHARVGLDQIIDMNKINFVKDTVQSIQPEERTVTLESGDVLSYDYLVIGLGSDPETFGIEGLKEYAFSIRSINAVRQIREHIEYMFAKYKNEPHRTDYLTFVVGGAGFTGIEFSGELADRVPELCEEFDVDPSLVKIYNIEAAPTALPGFDPELVSYAVDVLTKKGVEFLIGTAIKQCTPDGVLLADGQEIKSKTVVWAAGVRGNSIVEKSGFEVMRGRVKVDEYLRAPGYDNVFVVGDCALIFNDEGRPYPPTAQIAVQEGEALGDNLAALIRGEVMMPFKPALQGSLASLGRGEGIGMVGSKKLFGTSAALMKKASDLRYLYKIGGVGLALKKVRL